From the genome of Neisseria sp. oral taxon 014 str. F0314:
TCGATGCCGCCAGAAAACGCATTGCGCTGACCATGCGGCTGGATGACGAGGCGGGCGGCGCAACCAAAGGCAACAGGTCGTCTGAAACCCGACATCAGGAACGCCGCGACCGCAAACCACAACGCAACGACCGCGCCCCGACCAATTCGGCGATGGCGGATGCGTTTGCGAAGTTGAAGCGGTAACAGTAGTCGAAGTGCTATTTGAAAGTAAAACCGTTTTGAAACAAATAAATAAAATTAAATTGTAAAAAAAATCCCGTTTTTTTATCATATCGAAGCGATATAGCAAAAAAACGGGATTTTTTTATCATTTAACCGAAACCCTAAAATGTACTCGATCGAACAATTCCCTCCCGAAATAGATTTCGAAACGGTCGCCGTCTTGAAAAAACTGGCTTCCGCCCATCGTTATCTGGCTGAATTAAAAGGTATCTGCCGCAGTATTCCCAACCAAGGCATTCTGATTAACACGCTGTCTTTGCAGGAAGCCAAAGACAGTTCCGAAATCGAAAATATCATTACCACCCATGACGAACTGTTCCGTGCAGGAATATCGGCAAGCCCGTCTAGCCCTGCCATCAAAGAAGTGCAGAATTATGCTTCAGCACTGCATTGCGGCTTCGGCCTTATCCAAAAACACGGAATGCTGACCAACAATCATATTTTGACGATACAGGCTGAGTTGGAAAAGAACCGTGCCGGATTCCGCAAACAGTCGGGGACGATGCTGAAAAACGACCGTACCGGCGAAACCGTCTATACGCCGCCGCAACATACGGACGACATCATTCGCCTGATGGGCAGATTGGAAGCATTTATCAACGACGACAACACGGAAAAACCTATCGACCCGCTGATCCGCATGGCGCTGCTCCACCACCAGTTTGAAAGCATTCACCCGTTTTACGACGGCAACGGCAGAACAGGCAGGATTATCAATGTGCTGTATCTGGTTTTAACCGGATTGCTGGATATTCCCGTCTTATACCTCAGCCGCTATCTGGTGCGGAACAAAAGCGAATATTACCGCCTGCTGCAACACGTACGCGATACGGGCGAATGGGAAGGTTGGCTGCTGTATATGCTGGAAGCCGTGGAACAAACCGCCAAGGACGGCATCGATACCGTGCAGCACATCCATCAGGCGATGCTGGACTACAAACACCGCATCAGGCAAAACTTCAGCTTCTACAGCCAAGACCTGATTAACCACCTGTTCAATCATCCCTACACAAAAATCGATTTCCTGATGAAAACGCTGAACGTTTCCCGCCCCAGTGCCGCCAAATATCTGGATGAACTAACAGAAGGCGGATTCCTGCACAAAGAAAAGATAGGCAGAAGCAACTACTATATCAATATCGCTTTAATGAAGATTCTGCTGCCGTAGGAAACAGCCCGTTAACGTTATCGAGGCCGTCTGAAAACCGTTTTCAGACGGCCTCCGAAACCCATATACCGCCAATTCCACAATCCGCTGCCGTTTGTTTCCCGCCGTTAAACACTCTTTTTCACTGCCACCGGTTCATCAAACCGCAAAAATACAATAAAATGCCGAACTATCTCATTTGAAAGAAAAACCATGAACCTGAAAAAAATCTCCCTCGCCGCCCTCACCCTGTTCGCTTTGGCTGCCTGCGGCGGCAAAACTGAAACCAGCGTTCCCGCCGACGGTGCGCAGCAAAGCACCTCCAGCGCGCCGGTTCCCGCAGCGGTAACCAGTTTGGTTGAAGGCCAAAACTATACCGTCCTGCCGGTATCGATTCCGCAGAATCAGGCGGGTAAAATCGAAGTATTGGAATTTTTCGGCTATTTCTGCCCGCACTGCCAGCATCTGGAGCCGGTGCTGACCGAACACGTCAAAACGTTTAAAGACGATACCTATCTGCGCGGCGAACACGTCGTTTGGAATGCCGAAATGAAACCGCTGGCGCGCTTGGCCGCAGCCGTGGACATAGCCGGTGAAAAAGCCAAGGCCGACAGCCTGATTTTCAATGCCTACATCAACCAGAAAATCAATCTGGCCGATGCCGATACCGTGAAGAAATGGCTGAACGAACAAACCGCCTTTGACGGTAAAAAAGTATTGGCGGCCTACGAATCGTCCGAAAGCCAAGCCCGCGCCGACCAAATGGAAAAACTGACCAACACCTACCAAATCACCAGCACCCCTGCGGTTATTGTGGGCGGCAAATACGCGGTTAAATTCGCCGACTGGCAGTCCGGTATGCAGACCGTCGATCTCTTAATCGACAAAGTACGCGAAGAGCAAAAAACGCAACCCGCAAAATAACCGGCTCTGCGCCGTATCAACGGAAAGGCCGTCTGAAATATCGTTTCAGACGGCCTTCTTGTTATGAAACCGGCGATACTGGGCTATTTTCCTCCGCCATGCTTTCCCTGCGCCTGTAACGGGCATAAAATTTAAATGGCAGTTCCCTTCTTTCACAAACCAAGGAGACAGATTATGCGTGGCTCGAAATCAGTTGCATTGTTGTGCGCTTTGGCATTCAGCGCGCCGGTTTTTTCTGCCAAACTGACCAAAACGCTGCCCGGAGATTTGACAACGGCGCAGGCGCAGGTGGTGGTGCAGGCTTCGATGAAAAAGGCGCATGAGATTAAGGTGCCGATGAATATCGCGGTCATGGACGCGGGCGGTAATTTGAAGGCGTTTGCGCGTATGGACGACGCGTTTATCGGCAGCATCGATATTGCGCAGAAAAAAGCGAAAACGGCACGCTATTTCAATATGTCCACCCGCGATTTGGGCAAGGCTTCGCAACCGGGCGGCGAACTCTACGGTATCGAAGTAACCAATAACGGCTTGGCCATCTTTGCCGGCGGCGTACTGCTGGTAAACAAAGCGGGCGTTATCGTCGGCAGCGTGGGCGTCAGCGGCGGCTCGGTGGATGAAGACGAAAGCGTGGCCAAAGCGGGCGCTGCGGCCTTGCCAAGCAGATAAGCGGGATAATTGTAAGGCCGTCTGAAAACCTTGTTATCGGTTTTCAGACGGCCTTTTGCTTGTTCCGCCGGCAATCAGTCTTTCAACTTCGCCAACTGATTTTGCACTTTCGCCATTTTGTCTTCCAATTCCGCCAAATCGGCTTTGTCTTTTTCCACCAGATGCGCCGGGGCTTTTTCGGTGTAGCCGGGTTTGGAGAGTTTGGCGTTGAGTTTGTCCAAGGCTTTTTGCAGCTTCTCGGCTTCTTTGCCCAAGCGGGCGGTTTCGGCGGCTTTGTCGATTTCGACTTTCAGCATCAGGCGCGCGCCGTTGCAGACGGCGACGGGCGCGTCTTCGCTTTCGGGCAGGGCGGCGACTTGCTGTGCTTCGGTCAGGCGGGTCATCATCGGCAGGTATTTGAGGTAGTCCGCCAAGTCATCCGCGCTTTCAACAAACAGCGGGGCTTTCACGTTGGGCTGGATGCCCATTTCGCCGCGCAGGTTGCGGACGGCGCCGATCAAATCCTGCAACACGGTCATTTGCTCGAAGGTCGTCTGAACGATTTGTTCGCGGTCGGCTTCGGGGAAGCGGGCGAGCATGATGCTGTCGGCGGTTTTGGCGTCGCACATGGGGGCGACGGTTTGCCACAGTTCTTCGGTGATGAACGGGATAATCGGGTGCAGCAGGCGCAGGGCGGCTTCGAGTACGCGCAATAAGGTATGGCGTGTGGCGCGCTGGCGGCTGGCGCAGCCGGTTTGAAGCTGCACTTTGGCGAGTTCCAGATACCAGTCGCAATAGTCGTTCCATACGAAGCTGTACAGGGTTTCCGCTGCCAAATCAAAGCGATAGGTTTCGTAGGCTTGCGTTACTTGCTCGATGGTCTGATTCAGACGACCTATGATCCACATATCGGGGAAGGAATAGCCGCGCGGTTCGGTGGCGGTTGCGCCGTAGCCGCAATCTTGGTTTTCGGTGTTCATCAAGACGAAGTTGGTGGCGTTCCAAATTTTGTTGCAGAAGTTGCGGTAGCCTTCGGCGCGTTTGAAGTCGAAGTTTACGCTGCGCCCCAAGCTGGCGTAGCTCGCCATGGTGAAGCGCAATGCGTCCGCGCCCATGCTGGGGATGCCTTCGGGGAAGAGTTTTTTCGTGGCTTCTTCCACTTTCGGCGCGGTTTCGGGTTTGCGCAGACCGGTCGTGCGTTTCACCAGCAGTTTGTCCAAGTCGATGCCGTCAATCAAATCGACGGGGTCGATGACATTACCTTCGGATTTGGACATTTTTTTGCCTTCGTGGTCGCGCACAATGCCGTGGATGTACACGTCTTTAAACGGTACTTTGCCGGTAAAGTGGGTGGTCATCATAATCATGCGTGCCACCCAGAAGAAGATGATTTCGTAGCCGGTTACCAAGACGGTGGACGGCAGGAAGGCTTTGAGTTCGTCGGTTTCAGACGGCCAGCCGAGCGTGGAGAACGGCACGAGCGCGGAGGAGAACCATGTGTCCAATACGTCTTCTTCGCGGGTCAAGCCTGTTTTGCCGGCTTGTTTTTCGGCTTCCGCCTGATTGCGGGCGACGTAAACATTGCCTGCTTCGTCGTACCACGCGGGGATTTGATGCCCCCACCACAGTTGGCGCGAGATGCACCAGTCTTGGATGTTGTTCATCCATTGGTTGTAGGTGTTGACCCAGTTTTCGGGGATAAAGCGTACCGCGCCGCTGTCGACGGCTTTTTTGGCTTTGTCGGCGAGGCTCAGGCCTTTGAATTCGCTGTCAGGCTCGCCGCCGTTTGGTGTGGCGGACATGGCGACAAACCATTGGCTGGTCAGCATCGGCTCAATCACGGAACCGGTTCGGTCGCCTTTCGGCGTCATCAGCGTGTGCGCTTTGATTTCGACCAACAAGCCTTGTTCCTGCAAATCGGCAACCATTTGTTTGCGTGCGGCAAAGCGGTCCAAGCCTGCGTATTTTTCAGGCAGGGCAAAGCCTTGTTGCGCTTCGCCTTTGAAGTTGAACACTTCGGCGTTTGCCAGCACTTTGGCTTCCAAATCGAACACGTTAATCAGGCGCGTGTCGTGGCGTTTGCCGACTTCGTAGTCGTTGAAGTCGTGCGCAGGCGTGATTTTCACGCAGCCGGTACCGAAGTCTTTTTCAACGTATTCGTCAGCAATCACGGGA
Proteins encoded in this window:
- a CDS encoding Fic family protein codes for the protein MYSIEQFPPEIDFETVAVLKKLASAHRYLAELKGICRSIPNQGILINTLSLQEAKDSSEIENIITTHDELFRAGISASPSSPAIKEVQNYASALHCGFGLIQKHGMLTNNHILTIQAELEKNRAGFRKQSGTMLKNDRTGETVYTPPQHTDDIIRLMGRLEAFINDDNTEKPIDPLIRMALLHHQFESIHPFYDGNGRTGRIINVLYLVLTGLLDIPVLYLSRYLVRNKSEYYRLLQHVRDTGEWEGWLLYMLEAVEQTAKDGIDTVQHIHQAMLDYKHRIRQNFSFYSQDLINHLFNHPYTKIDFLMKTLNVSRPSAAKYLDELTEGGFLHKEKIGRSNYYINIALMKILLP
- a CDS encoding valine--tRNA ligase; translated protein: MLDKYNPAEIESKHYQNWETQGYFQPDMDLTKPSFSIQLPPPNVTGTLHMGHAFNQTIMDGLTRYYRMKGCNTAWIPGTDHAGIATQIVVERQLAAQNVSRHDLGREKFLEKVWEWKEVSGGTITQQMRRVGCSADWTREYFTMDDVRAETVTEVFVRLYEQGLIYRGKRLVNWDPVLGTAVSDLEVESVEEQGSMWYIRYPLADNPAEAVIVATTRPETLLGDVAVAVNPEDERYTHLIGKELILPLTGRTIPVIADEYVEKDFGTGCVKITPAHDFNDYEVGKRHDTRLINVFDLEAKVLANAEVFNFKGEAQQGFALPEKYAGLDRFAARKQMVADLQEQGLLVEIKAHTLMTPKGDRTGSVIEPMLTSQWFVAMSATPNGGEPDSEFKGLSLADKAKKAVDSGAVRFIPENWVNTYNQWMNNIQDWCISRQLWWGHQIPAWYDEAGNVYVARNQAEAEKQAGKTGLTREEDVLDTWFSSALVPFSTLGWPSETDELKAFLPSTVLVTGYEIIFFWVARMIMMTTHFTGKVPFKDVYIHGIVRDHEGKKMSKSEGNVIDPVDLIDGIDLDKLLVKRTTGLRKPETAPKVEEATKKLFPEGIPSMGADALRFTMASYASLGRSVNFDFKRAEGYRNFCNKIWNATNFVLMNTENQDCGYGATATEPRGYSFPDMWIIGRLNQTIEQVTQAYETYRFDLAAETLYSFVWNDYCDWYLELAKVQLQTGCASRQRATRHTLLRVLEAALRLLHPIIPFITEELWQTVAPMCDAKTADSIMLARFPEADREQIVQTTFEQMTVLQDLIGAVRNLRGEMGIQPNVKAPLFVESADDLADYLKYLPMMTRLTEAQQVAALPESEDAPVAVCNGARLMLKVEIDKAAETARLGKEAEKLQKALDKLNAKLSKPGYTEKAPAHLVEKDKADLAELEDKMAKVQNQLAKLKD
- a CDS encoding thiol:disulfide interchange protein DsbA/DsbL; protein product: MNLKKISLAALTLFALAACGGKTETSVPADGAQQSTSSAPVPAAVTSLVEGQNYTVLPVSIPQNQAGKIEVLEFFGYFCPHCQHLEPVLTEHVKTFKDDTYLRGEHVVWNAEMKPLARLAAAVDIAGEKAKADSLIFNAYINQKINLADADTVKKWLNEQTAFDGKKVLAAYESSESQARADQMEKLTNTYQITSTPAVIVGGKYAVKFADWQSGMQTVDLLIDKVREEQKTQPAK
- a CDS encoding heme-binding protein, which codes for MRGSKSVALLCALAFSAPVFSAKLTKTLPGDLTTAQAQVVVQASMKKAHEIKVPMNIAVMDAGGNLKAFARMDDAFIGSIDIAQKKAKTARYFNMSTRDLGKASQPGGELYGIEVTNNGLAIFAGGVLLVNKAGVIVGSVGVSGGSVDEDESVAKAGAAALPSR